One region of Gossypium raimondii isolate GPD5lz chromosome 6, ASM2569854v1, whole genome shotgun sequence genomic DNA includes:
- the LOC105772204 gene encoding serpin-ZX, protein MEVPIEAESSSFNTYFCLLLANNILQEKGVENGSNTVISPFSFHLLLSLIAVGSKGRTLEQLFHCLGSKSLEDINSLASQMVDLASPFNESNGASIGEPDLSFVNAAWVAQSLKLKPSFQEIVEGVYHAIAKEVDFANKAEQVVAEVNAWAETATRGLIRNLLTAEALKVINEYTALILANALYFKGTWAQLFDTSKTKQRVFHLLDGEKVHVPFMTSNRFERYLYNEFEDFKILKLPYKTSQPIRKFAMHFFLPDAKDGLKNLLQVFKSNPEYFNKRFDLVNRKISDFWVPRFKFEFEFEASEAMIKMGLDLPFNRRKAEITEMVDSVTEPLFVRKMFHKCFIEVNEEGTEAAASTAVIIEQQQQSVYPNPSFVADHPFMFMIKEEISGVVFFVGAVLNPSLDS, encoded by the exons ATGGAGGTTCCAATAGAGGCAGAAAGCAGTAGTTTCAACACCTATTTCTGTCTGCTGTTGGCTAATAACATTCTTCAAGAAAAGGGTGTTGAAAATGGATCAAACACAGTGATCTCACCATTTTCATTCCATCTTTTGTTGAGCTTGATTGCAGTTGGATCCAAGGGACGTACTTTGGAGCAGCTATTCCACTGTTTAGGATCCAAAAGCCTGGAAGATATCAATTCACTAGCTTCCCAAATGGTTGATCTGGCATCACCATTCAATGAAAGCAATGGGGCTTCCATTGGTGAACCAGACTTGTCCTTTGTTAATGCGGCTTGGGTTGCTCAAAGCTTAAAGCTGAAACCTTCTTTCCAAGAGATTGTAGAAGGTGTCTACCATGCCATTGCCAAAGAAGTTGACTTTGCCAATAAA GCTGAACAGGTTGTAGCTGAAGTAAATGCGTGGGCCGAGACTGCAACAAGAGGGCTCATCAGGAACCTTCTCACAGCTGAGGCCTTGAAGGTTATAAATGAATATACAGCTTTGATACTTGCAAATGCACTTTACTTCAAAGGAACATGGGCTCAACTATTTGATACATCAAAAACTAAACAAAGGGTCTTTCACCTCTTAGATGGTGAAAAAGTTCATGTTCCTTTCATGACTAGCAATAGATTTGAGCGTTATCTTTACAACGAGTTTGAGGATTTTAAAATCCTCAAACTCCCTTACAAAACTAGTCAACCCATTAGAAAATTCGCCATGCATTTCTTTCTACCAGATGCAAAAGATGGCTTGAAGAACTTGCTACAAGTGTTCAAGTCCAACCCTGAATACTTCAACAAGCGATTCGATCTCGTCAACCGGAAAATTTCCGACTTCTGGGTTCCGAGATTCAAGTTCGAGTTCGAGTTTGAAGCATCGGAGGCGATGATCAAAATGGGACTAGACCTACCTTTTAATAGAAGAAAAGCAGAGATTACTGAAATGGTAGATTCGGTTACTGAACCTCTATTTGTGAGGAAGATGTTTCACAAATGTTTCATTGAAGTGAACGAGGAAGGAACCGAAGCTGCTGCTAGCACTGCAGTTATAATCGAACAGCAGCAGCAGTCGGTGTATCCAAATCCAAGCTTTGTAGCGGATCATCCTTTCATGTTCATGATCAAGGAAGAGATATCTGGAGTTGTGTTCTTTGTTGGAGCAGTGCTCAATCCCTCGTTGGACTCCTAA
- the LOC105772208 gene encoding rhodanese-like domain-containing protein 9, chloroplastic: MKRWTSAANKLEQAGFQNIACITSGLQTVKPGTFDSVGTTKLQDAGKAGLVTIQGKNSAVLGTAQICAYLFITLFPDQAEKLLQMSLAR, translated from the exons ATGAAAAGATGGACTTCTGCAGCCAATAAATTGGAGCAAGCTGGTTTTCAGAATATAGCATGTATAACATCAGGGCTTCAAACTGTAAAACCAG GTACGTTTGATTCTGTAGGTACAACTAAGTTGCAAGATGCTGGCAAAGCTGGTTTGGTCACAATTCAAGGCAAGAATTCAGCCGTGCTTGGAACTGCACAGATTT GCGCATATCTGTTTATAACTTTGTTCCCAGATCAAGCGGAGAAGCTGCTTCAGATGAGTCTTGCAAGGTAG
- the LOC105772202 gene encoding LOW QUALITY PROTEIN: uncharacterized protein LOC105772202 (The sequence of the model RefSeq protein was modified relative to this genomic sequence to represent the inferred CDS: inserted 2 bases in 1 codon; deleted 2 bases in 1 codon; substituted 2 bases at 2 genomic stop codons): protein MERENENERRHKLVQQIQHPLHEEHPLVLVAEQRNEVLKAYCGGCGKLLSAPYFTSNKEILEHDRKRQIELKLVILEDKLAEQGYTESDIADKLVEARKALRRCSXQEKDEEEGEVIPIPTRQQKVSDTQTHQVAARKEKXMETFRAALEIGASKSGFPPLPNRRKNIDEREHSFLDRDPPVSVAMDVDDSKAKADKKKGQVVEDEIDESRHQKKKKEQKRSRHHDSDTDDTDTDSSLEHSKKATRKKKSRKGYDSGSSDFDNYASGSKLKKSAKKHDRRRQSDRSKLGAASLDVDDRQVTIIFNLDPCSKLKFCHSLLRFWILLAQHRRRHDCSEDDSETDGGREKNRGEVQKQKFEGSESDSDADRARGRKKELIKEGRQRHDSSEGDSDSDGGRQKKRGEVQKRKIESTRSQRRERDMGSESDSDADRARGHRKEMIKKGRHRHNSSEDNFDSDGERQKKRGEVQKERLSXGSQRRERDMVSESDSDTDRARGRKKEMVKKGRRRNDSSEDDSDSDVERKKKRGEVQKGKIELNGSQRRGSDSDSDFDVDRARDHKKEIVNKRGNRYDTGDNSDSNTSDVMVEKGRRRGRRRDSDDEDSNSSYGRKIGKATEATERVGRRGSGSLTDDSDASSSDSDSTDVKRQTIEKKNAADKDRRGHRGDDDSHGVRGTRRYQEEKDSPSYAAKNDDRRGRTLNEDDRLERLQKSESNREMMKGKRKFDDENHDEQPELKSRSRNLGSELERKRDNPKDARLDSESNAKAYGENDDQNRDEYSRWGKDDRNKDEYSRWGMGDRNKDEYSRWGKDDQKRDEYSRWEKDDLKRDDYSRSVRSGGEIDYDNGRQDGRLQSKITKPDSGSMRDDQDYDDWRGGQKRGRDEEEPRGREQERDEIDHKYRSRGRDEEEHHGSRRHRKGEEDDRGNKGHVRDRQLDHSEKMAYNDTRSSDRRSCRDDRR from the exons ATGGAGAGGGAGAATGAGAATGAGAGACGCCACAAGTTGGTGCAACAAATTCAGCATCCTCTTCATGAGGAACATCCCTTGGTGTTAGTGGCAGAGCAACGCAATGAAGTTCTCAAAGCTTACTGTGGTGGATGTGGAAAACTGCTTTCAGCTCCATACTTCACTT CTAACAAGGAAATCCTTGAGCATGATCGCAAGCGTCAGATTGAGCTCAAGCTCGTGATTTTGGAAGATAAACTCGCTGAACAAGGTTACACTGAATCTGATATTGCTGATAAGCTTGTTGAAGCTAGGAAGGCTCTCCGAAGATGCTC ACAAGAGAAAGacgaagaagaaggagaagttATACCAATCCCTACTCGCCAGCAAAA GGTTTCGGATACTCAGACCCACCAAGTTGCTGCAAGGAAGGAGAAGTAGATGGAGACCTTTAGGGCTGCTCTCGAGATTGGAGCATCTAAATCTGGGTTTCCTCCTCTGCCAAATCGTCGAAAGAATATTGATGAGCGTGAACATTCCTTTTTGGATAGAGATCCACCTGTTTCTGTAGCCATGGATGTGGATGATTCTAAGGCAAAAGCAGACAAGAAAAAAGGTCAAGTAGTTGAAGATGAAATTGATGAGTCACGAcaccagaaaaagaaaaaggagcaAAAGAGGTCCAGGCATCATGACTCGGATACAGATGATACTGATACAGATAGCAGTTTAGAGCATTCGAAGAAAGCTACTCGCAAGAAGAAGAGTCGTAAGGGTTATGATAGTGGAAGTAGTGATTTTGATAACTATGCCAGTGGCAGTAAGCTAAAAAAATCAGCGAAGAAGCATGATAGACGCAGACAATCTGATCGGTCGAAGCTTGGTGCTGCTAGTTTGGATGTTGATGATCGACAGGTgacaattatatttaatttagatcctTGTTCCAAGCTTAAATTTTGCCATAGCCTTCTGCGTTTCTGG ATCTTGCTGGCACAACATCGACGTAGACATGACTGTAGTGAGGATGACTCTGAAACTGATGGTGGGAGGGAAAAGAATAGAGGTGAAGTTCAAAAGCAAAAGTTTGAGGGTAGTGAATCTGATTCTGATGCTGACAGAGCAAGAGGGCGTAAAAAGGAATTGATTAAGGAAGGTCGTCAAAGGCATGACTCCAGTGAGGGTGACTCTGATTCTGATGGTGGGAGGCAAAAGAAGAGAGGTGAAGTTCAAAAACGGAAGATTGAGTCAACTAGGAGCCAGAGGAGAGAGAGGGACATGGGTAGTGAATCTGATTCTGATGCTGACAGAGCAAGAGGTCATAGAAAAGAAATGATTAAGAAAGGTCGTCATAGGCACAACTCCAGTGAGGACAACTTTGATTCTGATGGTGAGAGGCAAAAGAAGAGAGGTGAAGTTCAAAAGGAAAGATTGAGTTGA GGGAGCCAGAGGAGAGAGAGGGACATGGTAAGTGAATCTGATTCTGATACTGACAGAGCGAGAGGTCGTAAGAAGGAAATGGTTAAGAAAGGTCGTCGTAGGAATGACTCCAGTGAGGATGACTCTGATTCTGATGTTgagaggaaaaagaagagaGGTGAAGTTCAGAAAGGGAAGATCGAGTTGAATGGgagccagaggagaggcagtgATAGTGACTCGGATTTCGATGTAGACAGAGCAAGAGATCATAAAAAGGAAATAGTAAATAAACGTGGTAATAGGTATGATACAGGAGATAACAGTGATTCTAATACAAGTGATGTAATGGTAGAAAAGGGTAGGAGAAGAGGTAGAAGACGTGATTCTGATGATGAAGATTCCAATTCATCCTATGGCAGGAAAATTGGCAAGGCTACAGAAGCTACAGAAAGGGTGGGTAGAAGGGGATCGGGCTCTTTGACAGATGATAGTGATGCAAGTTCTAGTGACTCTGACAGCACCGATGTAAAGCGTCAAACCATTGAAAAGAAGAATGCTGCTGACAAAGACAGAAGAGGACATAGAGGTGATGATGACAGTCATGGTGTTAGAGGTACTCGTCGGTatcaagaagaaaaagactCTCCATCTTATGCAGCCAAGAATGATGATAGAAGGGGAAGGACCTTAAATGAGGATGATAGATTAGAGAGATTGCAGAAATCAGAGAGCAATAGAGAAATGATGAAAGGCAAGAGGaagtttgatgatgaaaatcaTGACGAGCAGCCAGAATTGAAGTCAAGAAGTAGAAACTTAGGAAGTGAATTGGAGCGCAAAAGGGATAATCCAAAGGATGCTAGGCTTGATTCTGAATCAAATGCCAAAGCTTATGGGGAGAATGATGATCAGAATAGGGATGAATATTCTAGGTGGGGGAAAGATGACCGGAATAAGGATGAATATTCTAGGTGGGGGATGGGTGACCGGAATAAGGATGAATACTCTAGATGGGGAAAAGATGATCAGAAGAGGGATGAATATTCTAGGTGGGAGAAAGATGATCTGAAAAGGGATGATTATTCTAGGTCAGTTAGGTCTGGAGGAGAGATTGACTATGATAATGGTAGACAAGATGGCAGACTTCAAAGTAAGATCACCAAACCAGATAGTGGATCTATGAGAGACGATCAAGATTATGATGACTGGCGAGGTGGACAGAAGCGTGGTAGGGATGAAGAGGAGCCACGAGGGAGAGAACAAGAAAGAGATGAGATTGACCATAAATATAGAAGTCGTGGAAGGGATGAGGAGGAGCACCATGGAAGTCGTAGGCACAGAAAAGGGGAGGAAGATGATCGAGGGAACAAAGGTCATGTGCGGGATAGACAATTGGATCATTCTGAGAAAATGGCATATAATGATACTCGGTCTAGTGACAGAAGATCGTGTAGAGATGACCGACGTTGA
- the LOC128041853 gene encoding uncharacterized protein LOC128041853: protein QIQHPFHRQHPLVLVAEQSNEGLKAHCDGCGELLSAPCFTCIHCNYHLHKQCAEAPLYIPNHPLHPRHSDYGLFLRQRPLPHNNLVYGCALCKEKRNMFFYQCRINWRCSFSIDIKCAQLSSSFKFSQLSKHDIHKHPLTFIDVPKRFNCSWCHEPLTDAIYLCPDCPFIIHKKCLDELPTEIDHPTHHLHPLILNRSDSDYLCNLCQKQHSGPFYDCSLCHFNINAECAWLRSIVEDKSCHQHPLTLFWRQDSFICDACGTEGNYISYICSTCCTTVHKKCISLPRIIKFSRHDHCIFFKHESLQGMIARFVSMK, encoded by the coding sequence CAGATTCAGCATCCTTTTCATCGGCAACATCCCTTGGTGTTAGTGGCAGAGCAAAGCAATGAAGGTCTCAAAGCTCACTGCGATGGATGTGGGGAACTGCTTTCAGCTCCATGCTTCACTTGTATTCATTGCAATTATCACCTTCACAAGCAATGTGCAGAGGCACCCCTTTACATTCCTAATCACCCTCTCCATCCCCGGCACTCAGACTATGGTCTTTTTCTTCGACAAAGGCCACTTCCTCATAATAACCTGGTATATGGTTGTGCATTATGCAAGGAAAAACGTaacatgtttttttatcaatgtAGAATTAATTGGCGGTGTTCTTTTTCCATTGATATCAAATGTGCTCAATTATCTTCTTCATTTAAGTTTAGCCAACTGTCCAAACATGACATCCACAAACATCCATTGACCTTCATAGATGTACCCAAAAGATTTAACTGCTCCTGGTGTCATGAACCATTGACAGATGCTATATATCTTTGTCCTGACTGTCCATTCATCATTCACAAGAAATGCCTTGATGAGTTACCCACTGAAATTGATCACCCTACACATCACTTACACCCTCTTATTCTTAACCGTAGTGATAGTGATTACTTGTGCAACCTATGCCAAAAGCAACATTCCGGACCTTTTTACGATTGTTCTCTTTGCCATTTTAACATCAATGCTGAATGTGCTTGGCTGAGGTCCATTGTTGAAGATAAAAGCTGTCATCAGCACCCACTCACCTTATTTTGGAGACAAGACTCATTCATTTGTGATGCATGTGGCACTGAAGGAAATTATATTTCTTACATATGTTCTACATGCTGCACCACAGTCCATAAGAAATGCATTTCACTCCCACGCATTATCAAATTTTCTCGACATGATCACTGCATTTTCTTCAAACACGAGAGCTTACAAGGCATGATTGCAAGATTTGTTTCAATGAAGTAA
- the LOC105772131 gene encoding uncharacterized protein LOC105772131, with protein sequence MKNENESASVSENENESESVSENKNESENEIENESVSESENKSENEFENESMSEGESESENESVSENVNEIQHPCHPQHPLVLVAEQSNEGLKAHCDGCGELLSVPCFTCIHCNYHLHKQCAEAPLEIPNHPLHPEHSGVGLFLRQRPHVNDDLMLYIFVLIVHSSFTRNALMSYPLKLITLHIAYTLLFLTVVIVITCATHAKSNIPDLFTVVLFAILTSMLNVLGRGLLLKIEIVISIHSPYLADKIRSIVMHVALKEIIFHIYVQHAASWSIRIALHSHASSSFLDMITAFFTNIFFKHESLQEHRSLYKVIEEEKQCEELEEKSMQSAIIRIIEVNEAGEATKIEHFSHQHCLVLADKMEEEIDRKCDGCMLPVSNIFYYCSECPFFLHKTCAELPISKQHWFHQSNATLNFHTFTKCYFCSQYSSGFFYRIRGYMDMCLRCAKVADIIECEGHQHFLFFDFKCEEKCNGCGNRCWNGAFRCGKCRFALDFGCLTLPHSALHKIDEHKLKLTYHDDKEQSYCDICEQYRDPRLWYYSCSICDTSAHPECVLGKFPFLNDGVTFASYGYHNHHHDLNFFREVEGFPECSYCGKLCQEEILKCENSTCNFIVHYKCRRGH encoded by the exons ATGAAGAACGAGAATGAGAGTGCAAGTGTGAGTGAGAATGAGAATGAGAGTGAAAGTGTGAGTGAGAATAAGAATGAGAGTGAGAATGAGATtgagaatgagagtgtgagtGAGAGTGAGAATAAGAGCGAGAATGAGTTTGAGAATGAGAGTATGAGTGAGGGTGAGAGTGAGAGtgagaatgagagtgtgagcGAGAATGTGAATGAGATTCAGCATCCTTGTCATCCGCAACATCCCTTGGTGTTAGTGGCAGAGCAAAGCAATGAAGGTCTCAAAGCTCACTGCGATGGATGTGGGGAACTGCTTTCAGTTCCATGCTTCACTTGTATTCATTGCAATTATCACCTTCACAAGCAATGTGCAGAGGCACCCCTTGAAATTCCAAATCACCCTCTACATCCTGAGCACTCAGGCGTAGGTCTTTTTCTTCGACAAAGGCCACACGTTAATGATGACCTG ATGCTATATATCTTTGTCCTGATTGTCCATTCATCATTCACAAGAAATGCATTGATGAGTTACCCACTGAAATTGATCACCTTACACATCGCTTACACCCTCTTATTCTTAACCGTAGTGATAGTGATTACTTGTGCAACCCATGCCAAAAGCAACATTCCGGACCTTTTTACAGTTGTTCTCTTTGCCATTTTAACATCAATGTTGAATGTGCTTGGCCGAGGTCTACTGTTGAAGATAGAAATCGTCATCAGCATCCATTCACCTTACTTAGCAGACAAGATTCGTTCAATTGTGATGCATGTGGCACTGAaggaaattatatttcatatatatgttcAACATGCAGCCTCATGGTCCATAAGGATTGCACTTCACTCCCACGCATCATCAAGTTTTCTCGACATGATCACAGCATTTTTCACAAACATTTTCTTCAAACATGAGAGCTTACAAG AGCATCGAAGTTTGTACAAGGTAATTGAGGAAGAAAAGCAATGTGAGgagcttgaagaaaaatctaTGCAGTCTGCCATCATTCGTATTATTGAGGTGAATGAAGCTGGGGAAGCTACAAAAATTGAGCATTTTAGTCATCAACATTGCTTGGTGTTAGCAGACAAGATGGAGGaggaaattgatagaaaatgtGATGGGTGCATGCTACCTGTctcaaatattttctattattgttCAGAATGCCccttttttcttcataaaacCTGTGCTGAATTGCCAATAAGCAAGCAACATTGGTTTCATCAAAGCAATGCCACCCTCAATTTCCACACCTTCACGAAATGTTACTTTTGCAGTCAATATTCTAGTGGTTTCTTCTATAGAATTAGAGGATATATGGACATGTGCTTAAGGTGTGCTAAAGTTGCTGATATCATTGAATGTGAAGGACACCAACACTTTCTCTTTTTTGATTTCAAATGCGAGGAGAAATGTAATGGTTGTGGCAATAGGTGTTGGAATGGTGCATTCAGATGTGGAAAGTGCAGATTTGCTTTGGATTTTGGATGCTTAACATTACCACATTCAGCTCTTCACAAAATTGATGAACACAAGCTAAAGCTTACTTATCATGATGATAAGGAGCAAAGTTATTGTGATATTTGTGAGCAATATAGAGATCCAAGGCTTTGGTATTATTCTTGTTCAATCTGTGATACTTCTGCTCATCCCGAATGTGTTCTTGGAAAATTTCCATTTCTCAATGATGGGGTCACATTTGCTTCTTATGGTTATCACAATCATCATCAtgatcttaatttttttagggaGGTCGAGGGCTTCCCTGAATGCTCTTATTGTGGTAAGCTTTGCCAAGAAGAAATTCTCAAGTGTGAAAACTCTACATGCAACTTTATTGTCCACTACAAATGCCGGAGGGGTCACTAA